A window of the Rhodoferax sp. GW822-FHT02A01 genome harbors these coding sequences:
- a CDS encoding ScpA family protein: MSDTPEVVDQVALARLYGEPLFALPQDLYIPPDALEVFLEAFEGPLDLLLYLIRKQNFNILDIPMLSVTKQYLVYVEQIRKRNLELAAEYLLMAAMLIEIKSRMLLPPKKVAEGEEAEDPRAELVRRLLEYEQMKLAAARLNAIPQFGRDFLKASIFIEQSLQPRFPEVHLVDLQEAWRDILKRAKLVQHHKISRAELSVREHMSIVLKKLQGRRFVGFEDLFDPELGTPVLVVTFIAMLELAKETLIEITQAEAFAPIYVRLAYSPT, encoded by the coding sequence GTGTCCGATACGCCCGAGGTCGTAGACCAGGTTGCGCTGGCACGCCTCTACGGCGAGCCACTGTTTGCGCTGCCGCAGGACCTCTACATCCCGCCCGATGCGCTGGAAGTGTTCCTGGAGGCCTTTGAAGGCCCGCTGGACTTGCTGCTCTACCTGATCCGCAAGCAGAACTTCAACATCCTCGACATTCCCATGCTCAGCGTGACCAAGCAGTACCTGGTCTACGTGGAGCAGATCCGCAAGCGCAATCTGGAACTGGCCGCCGAGTACCTGCTGATGGCGGCCATGCTCATCGAGATCAAGTCGCGCATGCTGCTGCCGCCCAAGAAGGTGGCCGAAGGAGAAGAGGCCGAAGATCCGCGTGCCGAACTGGTACGCCGGTTGCTCGAATACGAGCAGATGAAGCTGGCCGCAGCACGCCTGAACGCCATCCCCCAATTCGGCCGCGACTTCCTCAAGGCCAGCATCTTCATCGAGCAAAGCCTGCAGCCGCGCTTTCCGGAGGTGCATTTAGTGGACTTGCAGGAAGCCTGGCGCGACATCCTCAAGCGTGCCAAGCTGGTGCAGCACCACAAGATCAGCCGTGCGGAACTGTCGGTGCGTGAGCACATGAGCATCGTGCTCAAGAAGCTGCAAGGCCGCCGTTTTGTCGGTTTTGAAGACCTTTTCGATCCCGAACTGGGCACTCCGGTATTGGTGGTAACCTTCATCGCCATGCTGGAGCTGGCCAAGGAAACTTTGATTGAAATCACCCAGGCCGAGGCCTTTGCGCCGATTTATGTGCGCCTAGCCTACTCGCCCACCTGA
- the metG gene encoding methionine--tRNA ligase, which produces MSRQLFVTTALPYANGNFHIGHIMEYIQADIWVRFQRMQGHAVNFVGADDTHGAPIMIAAEKVGKTPQQFVADIAAGRKQYLDGFHISFDNWHSTDGPENHELARQIYRDLRDRADGSLIETKTIEQFFDPEKNMFLPDRYIKGECPKCHAKDQYGDNCEVCGSVYAPTDLINPYSALSGAKPELKASEHFFFKLSDPRCVAFLEQWTQDGKLQPEVANKIKEWFTVRTNPDGSTSEGLGDWDISRDAPYFGIEIPDAPGKYFYVWLDAPVGYLASLKNLLDKRGESYDAYMANPALEQYHFIGKDIVTFHTLFWPAMLHFSGRKTPDNVFVHGFLTVNNGEKMSKSRGTGLDPLKYLSLGMNPEWLRYYLAAKLSARNEDIDFNADDFMARVNSDLIGKYVNIASRAAGFLTKRFEGKLTHQFGAQGAALVHELRGASDSIAQMYEAREYGKATREIMLLADKVNAYVDQNKPWDLAKDVANNEALHQVCSVLINSFAVLTRYLAPVLPGLARAVEQFTGSSMGEWNLVKHDVQAIQPYQHLMQRVTPEQLDALFEPPPAPVVEKVAPGGEEIAPTISIDDFAKIDLRIAKIVNCEAVEGSTKLLRLTLDVGETDDAGQPRTRNVFSGIASMYKPEQLVGLYTVLVANLAPRKMKFGISEGMVLAASHADEKEDPGIYILTPRPGAMPGMRIH; this is translated from the coding sequence ATGTCCCGCCAACTATTTGTCACCACTGCGCTGCCCTACGCCAACGGAAACTTCCATATCGGCCACATCATGGAATACATCCAGGCCGACATCTGGGTGCGTTTCCAGCGCATGCAGGGCCATGCGGTGAACTTTGTAGGTGCAGACGACACGCACGGCGCGCCCATCATGATCGCCGCCGAAAAGGTCGGCAAGACGCCGCAGCAGTTCGTAGCCGACATTGCCGCTGGCCGCAAGCAATATCTGGATGGCTTTCATATCAGCTTTGACAACTGGCACAGCACCGACGGCCCCGAGAACCACGAGCTAGCCCGTCAGATCTACCGCGACCTGCGCGACCGCGCGGACGGCTCGCTGATCGAGACCAAGACCATCGAACAGTTCTTCGACCCCGAGAAGAACATGTTCCTGCCAGACCGCTACATCAAGGGCGAATGCCCCAAGTGCCACGCCAAGGACCAGTACGGCGACAACTGCGAGGTCTGCGGCTCGGTCTATGCGCCCACCGACCTGATCAACCCCTACTCGGCGCTCTCCGGTGCCAAGCCGGAACTCAAAGCTTCGGAGCACTTCTTCTTCAAACTCTCCGACCCGCGCTGCGTGGCCTTCCTGGAACAGTGGACGCAAGACGGCAAGCTGCAGCCCGAGGTGGCCAACAAGATCAAGGAATGGTTCACCGTACGCACCAACCCGGATGGCTCCACCAGCGAAGGCCTGGGCGACTGGGACATCAGCCGCGATGCGCCCTACTTCGGCATCGAAATTCCGGATGCACCGGGCAAGTACTTCTACGTCTGGCTGGACGCGCCCGTGGGCTACCTGGCTTCGCTCAAGAACCTGCTGGACAAGCGCGGCGAGAGCTACGACGCCTATATGGCCAACCCGGCGCTGGAGCAGTACCACTTCATCGGCAAGGACATCGTCACCTTCCACACCCTGTTCTGGCCCGCCATGCTGCACTTCAGCGGCCGCAAGACGCCCGACAACGTGTTCGTGCACGGCTTCCTCACCGTCAACAACGGCGAAAAGATGAGCAAGAGCCGCGGCACCGGCCTGGACCCGCTCAAGTACCTCAGCCTGGGCATGAACCCCGAATGGCTACGCTACTACCTGGCGGCCAAACTGTCGGCCCGCAACGAGGACATCGACTTCAACGCCGATGACTTCATGGCGCGGGTCAACAGCGATTTGATTGGCAAGTACGTGAATATCGCCAGCCGCGCCGCCGGCTTCCTGACCAAGCGCTTTGAGGGCAAGCTGACCCACCAGTTCGGCGCACAAGGTGCTGCACTGGTCCATGAACTGCGTGGCGCTTCCGACAGCATCGCGCAGATGTACGAGGCCCGCGAGTACGGCAAGGCCACGCGCGAAATCATGCTGCTGGCCGACAAGGTCAACGCCTATGTGGACCAGAACAAGCCCTGGGACCTCGCCAAGGATGTGGCCAACAACGAGGCACTGCACCAGGTTTGCTCCGTGTTGATCAACAGCTTTGCGGTGCTGACGCGCTACCTGGCACCGGTGCTGCCGGGCCTGGCGCGGGCAGTGGAGCAATTCACCGGCAGCAGCATGGGAGAGTGGAATCTGGTGAAGCACGATGTGCAGGCCATCCAGCCCTACCAGCACCTGATGCAACGCGTAACCCCCGAGCAACTCGACGCTCTATTCGAACCGCCCCCCGCCCCCGTGGTGGAGAAGGTTGCGCCCGGTGGCGAGGAGATTGCCCCCACCATCAGCATCGACGACTTCGCCAAGATCGATCTGCGCATTGCCAAAATAGTGAACTGCGAAGCCGTGGAGGGCTCCACCAAGCTGCTGCGCCTCACGCTGGACGTGGGCGAGACCGACGACGCGGGCCAACCCCGCACCCGCAACGTGTTCAGCGGCATCGCCAGCATGTACAAACCGGAGCAGCTCGTCGGCCTGTACACCGTGCTGGTGGCCAACCTGGCGCCGCGCAAGATGAAGTTCGGCATCTCCGAAGGCATGGTGCTGGCTGCCAGCCATGCCGACGAGAAGGAAGACCCCGGCATCTACATCCTGACCCCCCGACCCGGTGCCATGCCGGGCATGCGGATCCACTAA
- a CDS encoding YoaK family protein encodes MIPLLRGWTSVQRTAQNNMRLGVTLCFVAGATNAGGFLAVGQYTSHMSGIVSSVADNLVLGQVGLALAGLAAVLAFISGAMTTAWMVNWALRRNLQSAYGRPLLLEALLLLVFGLFGAGINVWAGFFAPLTVLLLCFIMGLQNAVITKISHAEIRTTHMTGLITDMGIELGKLFYVNRLTRDNKVVANRQRLAIHFKLVGSFFVGALTGAVGFKTVGYVATVPLSILLLLLVMRPVLDDARNWIDPH; translated from the coding sequence ATGATCCCCCTGCTGCGCGGCTGGACTTCGGTACAGCGCACCGCCCAAAACAACATGCGGCTGGGGGTGACTTTGTGTTTTGTGGCGGGTGCCACCAATGCCGGAGGCTTTCTGGCGGTGGGCCAGTACACCTCGCACATGAGCGGCATCGTGTCCTCGGTGGCCGACAACCTGGTGCTCGGGCAGGTGGGCTTGGCTCTGGCAGGTCTGGCAGCCGTGCTGGCATTCATTTCTGGTGCCATGACCACCGCCTGGATGGTGAACTGGGCGCTGCGCCGCAACCTGCAAAGCGCCTATGGCAGGCCGCTGCTGCTCGAAGCCCTGCTGCTGCTGGTGTTTGGCCTGTTTGGTGCCGGCATCAACGTCTGGGCCGGCTTTTTTGCGCCGCTCACCGTGCTGCTGCTGTGCTTCATCATGGGCCTGCAGAACGCCGTCATCACCAAGATTTCGCATGCGGAGATCCGCACCACGCATATGACCGGTCTGATCACCGACATGGGCATCGAACTGGGCAAGCTGTTCTACGTCAACCGTCTCACGCGGGACAACAAGGTAGTAGCCAACCGGCAGCGGCTGGCCATCCACTTCAAGCTGGTAGGCAGTTTCTTCGTCGGTGCGCTGACTGGGGCCGTCGGCTTCAAGACCGTGGGCTACGTGGCCACCGTTCCCCTGTCCATTTTGCTGTTGCTGCTGGTCATGCGCCCCGTACTGGACGATGCCAGAAACTGGATTGACCCGCACTAA
- a CDS encoding ABC transporter ATP-binding protein, translated as MTTDISLVRSVPGEIAVPWRSALQARLHPQENVLAALEVDLDARLHFVRGLVVVTNERVLSTDGGAAHWQDWPLTKGLTLQHHDYAGVGHLELVDATGLLASWRFTLGQNLHAIRLVDQFTLQLESVVSGKPLVQALKNVCPSCKAPLEPGQEECPVCTKVIHTPPSTWTLFRLWRFAKPYRGQLFWGFLLMLLGTAASQVPPYLTIPLVDKVLIPFQNGQHIEPSTIAWYLAGLLGAGLLAWILSWAKTYILALASERIAADLRTTTYEHLLRLSLEYFGGKRTGDLLSRVGSESDRIAVYLSLHLTDFASDVVMIVMTAVILFSMNPYLALITLVPLPFIGWMIHFVRYRLRTGFEKIDRVWGEVTNVLSDTIPGIRVVKAFAQEQREAKRFREANRHNLLVNDRINKIWSLFSPSVSLLTEIGLLVVWGFGIWQVSKGDITVGMLLAAIAYIGRFYGRLDSMSRIVSVTQKSASAAKRIFDILDHVSSVPEPANPVHVDKVQGRIEVREVGFRYGNREVTKGINLNIAPGEMIGLVGHSGSGKSTLVNLICRFYDVSEGAILVDGVDIRSYAIADFRKNIGLVLQEPFLFFGTIAENIAYGKPDASREEIIAAARAAHAHEFILRLPQGYDSMVGERGQGLSGGERQRISIARALLIDPRILILDEATSSVDSETEKEIQKALENLVQGRTTIAIAHRLSTLHRADRLVVLDRGSVVEEGTHDALMAKQGAYYNLYQAQARNMDVDMDADQASDNAEKEGA; from the coding sequence ATGACCACTGATATTTCCCTAGTCCGATCTGTGCCAGGTGAGATTGCCGTACCTTGGCGTTCCGCCTTGCAGGCCCGTCTGCACCCTCAGGAAAACGTTCTTGCCGCCCTGGAGGTTGACCTGGACGCCCGGCTGCACTTCGTCAGGGGACTGGTGGTGGTGACCAATGAGCGCGTCCTTAGCACCGATGGCGGCGCGGCGCATTGGCAGGACTGGCCGCTGACCAAGGGCCTGACCCTGCAGCACCACGACTATGCCGGCGTGGGGCATCTGGAGCTGGTGGACGCCACCGGCCTGCTGGCAAGCTGGCGCTTTACCCTGGGGCAGAACCTGCACGCGATCCGCCTGGTAGACCAGTTCACGCTGCAGCTGGAGAGCGTGGTGTCGGGCAAGCCGCTGGTGCAGGCGCTCAAGAACGTGTGCCCGAGTTGCAAGGCGCCGCTGGAGCCGGGCCAGGAGGAGTGCCCGGTCTGCACCAAGGTGATCCACACGCCACCGTCCACTTGGACCCTGTTTCGCCTGTGGCGCTTTGCCAAACCCTACCGTGGCCAGTTGTTCTGGGGTTTCCTGCTGATGCTGCTGGGCACTGCCGCCAGCCAGGTGCCGCCCTACCTGACCATTCCACTGGTGGACAAGGTGCTGATTCCGTTCCAGAACGGCCAGCATATCGAGCCTTCCACCATCGCCTGGTACCTGGCGGGTCTGTTGGGGGCGGGCTTGCTGGCCTGGATTCTGAGCTGGGCCAAGACCTACATTCTTGCGCTGGCCTCTGAGCGCATTGCCGCGGATCTGCGCACCACCACCTATGAGCATTTGCTGCGCCTCTCGCTGGAATACTTTGGCGGCAAACGCACGGGCGACCTGCTGTCGCGCGTGGGCAGCGAGAGCGACCGTATTGCGGTCTACCTGTCCCTGCACCTCACGGACTTTGCCAGCGACGTGGTGATGATCGTGATGACGGCCGTCATCCTGTTTTCCATGAATCCCTATCTGGCACTGATCACCCTGGTGCCGTTGCCCTTCATCGGCTGGATGATCCACTTTGTGCGCTACCGCCTACGCACCGGGTTCGAGAAGATCGACCGGGTCTGGGGTGAGGTCACCAACGTGCTGTCCGACACCATTCCCGGCATTCGCGTGGTCAAGGCCTTCGCCCAAGAGCAGCGCGAGGCCAAGCGTTTTCGCGAGGCCAACCGCCACAACCTGTTGGTGAATGATCGCATCAACAAGATCTGGTCCCTGTTCTCACCCAGCGTGTCGCTGCTCACCGAGATCGGTCTGCTGGTGGTCTGGGGCTTTGGCATCTGGCAGGTGTCCAAGGGCGATATCACCGTGGGTATGCTGCTGGCGGCCATTGCCTACATCGGTCGCTTTTACGGCCGGTTGGACTCCATGAGCCGCATCGTCTCGGTCACGCAGAAGTCGGCTTCTGCAGCCAAGCGCATCTTTGACATCCTGGACCACGTCTCCAGCGTGCCCGAGCCCGCCAACCCGGTTCACGTGGACAAGGTGCAGGGTCGCATCGAGGTGCGCGAGGTGGGCTTCCGCTATGGCAACCGGGAAGTCACCAAAGGCATCAACCTGAACATTGCGCCCGGCGAGATGATCGGGCTGGTGGGCCACAGCGGCTCCGGCAAGAGCACCCTGGTGAATCTGATCTGCCGCTTCTACGATGTGTCCGAGGGCGCGATTCTGGTGGATGGCGTGGACATCCGCTCCTATGCCATTGCCGACTTCCGCAAGAACATCGGCCTGGTGCTGCAGGAGCCTTTCCTGTTTTTCGGCACGATTGCGGAAAACATTGCCTACGGCAAGCCGGACGCCTCGCGCGAGGAAATCATTGCTGCAGCACGCGCGGCCCATGCACACGAGTTCATCCTGCGGCTCCCGCAGGGCTATGACTCCATGGTGGGTGAGCGTGGCCAGGGCCTCTCGGGTGGCGAGCGTCAACGCATTTCGATTGCGCGCGCCTTGCTGATCGATCCGCGCATCCTGATCCTGGACGAGGCCACCTCGTCGGTGGACTCCGAGACCGAAAAGGAAATCCAGAAGGCCCTGGAAAACCTGGTTCAAGGCCGCACCACCATCGCCATTGCCCACCGGCTCTCCACCTTGCACCGCGCCGACCGGCTGGTGGTGCTGGACCGTGGCTCGGTGGTGGAAGAGGGCACGCATGACGCGCTGATGGCCAAGCAAGGTGCCTACTACAACCTCTACCAGGCGCAGGCACGCAACATGGATGTGGACATGGATGCCGACCAGGCTTCCGACAACGCTGAGAAGGAGGGCGCGTGA
- the panB gene encoding 3-methyl-2-oxobutanoate hydroxymethyltransferase codes for MTEAPAGNAALHATPYGTFAPASPMPSRRPMSLPRLQEMRTRGEKICMLTAYDATFAAVADAAGVETILIGDSLGMVCQGLASTVGVSLETMRYHTESVTRGLYRAQATAWVIADLPYGSYHESREQAIRSASVLMQAGAHMVKLEGGGWTTDTVHFLVERGIPVCAHLGLTPQTVHALGGYRVQGKTEAGAVQLKKHAHELQDAGAAMLVLEMVPHQIATELTQELLHCATIGIGAGNGTAGQVLVLHDMLGMNLGKMPKFVRNFMQDAGSVRGAMEAYVAAVKNGSFPDNAVHAW; via the coding sequence ATGACTGAAGCCCCTGCTGGCAACGCCGCTTTACATGCCACGCCCTACGGCACGTTTGCCCCGGCGTCGCCCATGCCGAGCCGCCGCCCCATGAGCCTGCCACGCCTGCAGGAAATGCGCACCCGCGGCGAAAAGATCTGCATGCTCACCGCCTACGACGCCACCTTTGCCGCAGTGGCCGATGCAGCTGGCGTGGAAACCATACTGATCGGTGATTCCCTGGGAATGGTCTGCCAGGGCCTGGCCAGCACCGTCGGCGTGAGTCTGGAGACCATGCGCTACCACACCGAGAGTGTGACCCGCGGCCTGTACCGTGCCCAGGCCACTGCCTGGGTGATTGCCGACCTGCCCTATGGCAGCTACCACGAGTCGCGCGAACAGGCCATCCGTAGCGCTTCCGTGCTGATGCAGGCGGGCGCCCATATGGTCAAACTCGAAGGCGGCGGCTGGACCACCGACACCGTGCACTTCCTGGTGGAGCGCGGCATACCAGTGTGCGCCCACCTGGGCCTGACACCCCAGACCGTGCATGCGCTGGGTGGCTACCGTGTGCAGGGCAAGACCGAAGCCGGTGCCGTACAGCTCAAAAAACATGCGCATGAACTGCAGGATGCCGGCGCAGCCATGCTGGTGCTGGAAATGGTGCCGCACCAGATTGCCACCGAGCTGACCCAGGAACTGTTGCACTGCGCCACCATCGGCATCGGTGCGGGCAATGGCACCGCTGGACAAGTGCTGGTGTTGCACGACATGCTGGGCATGAACCTGGGCAAGATGCCCAAGTTCGTGCGCAACTTCATGCAGGACGCCGGCAGCGTGCGCGGCGCCATGGAGGCCTATGTTGCCGCCGTGAAAAATGGCAGCTTCCCCGACAACGCAGTTCATGCCTGGTAA
- a CDS encoding DUF3460 family protein, giving the protein MSIFRRPDYRSDTTQFLNQLKTARPALEEEQRKGRSLLWDKAIDRLALLGFRKAKVAQKPYVYQTDNT; this is encoded by the coding sequence ATGTCGATTTTCCGCCGCCCCGATTACCGTTCCGATACCACCCAGTTCCTGAATCAGCTCAAGACCGCCCGCCCGGCGCTGGAAGAAGAGCAACGCAAGGGCCGCTCCCTGCTGTGGGACAAAGCCATTGACCGTTTGGCCCTCTTGGGCTTTCGCAAGGCGAAAGTGGCGCAAAAGCCCTACGTCTACCAGACGGACAACACCTAA
- the panC gene encoding pantoate--beta-alanine ligase: protein MKLIHTISDLHSLLGAYRHPAVVPTMGNLHAGHIALVQAAKSLGDVTVATVFVNRLQFGPNEDFDTYPRTLEQDCAKLEEVGCDIVFAPAEKELYPQPQTFLVQPPPALANILEGEFRPGFFTGVATVVMKLLSATQARTAVFGKKDYQQLMVIRQMVQQFAMPVDIVGLDTRRADDGLAMSSRNGYLSSSERQAAVLLSQTLKTFADALRSGRTDYAALEAQAMQTLTDAGWKPDYVTARRRTDLQAPHNGDALVVLAAARLGTTRLIDNLEV, encoded by the coding sequence ATGAAGCTTATACACACCATTTCTGACCTGCACTCCTTGCTGGGCGCCTACCGCCATCCTGCCGTAGTGCCCACCATGGGCAATCTGCATGCGGGTCACATTGCGTTGGTACAGGCTGCCAAATCGCTGGGGGACGTTACCGTCGCCACGGTGTTCGTGAACCGCTTGCAGTTCGGCCCCAACGAAGACTTCGACACCTATCCGCGCACGCTGGAGCAGGACTGCGCCAAGCTCGAGGAAGTGGGTTGCGACATCGTGTTTGCCCCCGCTGAAAAAGAGCTGTACCCCCAGCCCCAGACCTTTCTGGTGCAACCGCCGCCCGCGCTGGCCAACATCCTGGAAGGCGAGTTTCGCCCCGGCTTCTTCACCGGTGTGGCCACCGTGGTGATGAAGTTGCTCAGCGCCACGCAGGCACGCACAGCCGTGTTCGGCAAGAAGGACTACCAGCAGCTGATGGTGATCCGCCAGATGGTGCAGCAGTTCGCCATGCCGGTGGACATCGTGGGCCTGGACACGCGCCGCGCCGACGATGGCCTGGCCATGTCATCCCGCAACGGTTACCTGAGCTCCTCCGAACGCCAGGCCGCGGTATTGCTGTCGCAAACCCTGAAGACCTTTGCCGATGCATTGCGCAGCGGACGCACGGACTATGCCGCGTTGGAGGCGCAAGCTATGCAAACGCTGACAGATGCGGGCTGGAAGCCGGACTATGTGACGGCACGCCGTCGCACCGACTTGCAGGCACCACACAACGGCGACGCCTTGGTGGTGCTGGCCGCTGCGCGACTGGGCACGACAAGACTGATCGACAACCTGGAAGTTTGA
- a CDS encoding SulP family inorganic anion transporter — MSNIASSKKALRFFHPRLLDCLQGYNRHRLTKDIGAGLTVGVVALPLAMAFAIASGLKPEAGLFTAIIAGFLVSLLGGSKVQIGGPAGAFIVIVYGIVERYGLANLVIATAMSGVMLFAMGVFKMGTLVRFIPVSVIIGFTNGIAVLIALSQVKDFLGLRIAKLPGEFFGMASTLVHALPSFNLPATCVALASLALIVCWRFLVPAWVKDPVWNERVQLIPGSVLALVLTTAFVSITHLPVETIGSKFGGIPSSLPALAWPDFSWDTVRFLFIPATTLAMLGAIESLLCARVADGMIDDRHNPNQELMAQGIANFITPFFGGMPATGTIARTVTNVKGGATSPIAGVVHAFTLLLVMLVAAPLAQNIPLAAMAAILMFVAWNMGEWREFLHLRQFRLPYRVTLLAVFFLTVVFDLTVAVEVGLVAACITFIYRISSLSRSEELTAADYPDLAGLQGQVSAYRLYGALFFGAVKIIEEIQDTLPARTIVLDLKNVIYVDSSGADTLNDLARACHKNRVRLVICGLMHQPLDIARRSGFVAAVGPQHIYPDVATAMRASFGLAHLDAPHTPATT, encoded by the coding sequence ATGTCAAACATTGCATCAAGCAAGAAGGCCCTGCGCTTTTTCCACCCCCGGTTGCTGGATTGCCTGCAGGGCTACAACCGGCACCGGTTGACCAAGGACATTGGCGCGGGTCTCACGGTGGGTGTAGTGGCTCTGCCGCTGGCCATGGCCTTTGCAATTGCCAGCGGGCTCAAGCCGGAGGCGGGTCTGTTCACAGCCATCATTGCGGGCTTTCTGGTTTCGTTGCTGGGTGGTAGCAAGGTGCAGATCGGTGGGCCGGCGGGCGCTTTCATCGTCATCGTCTACGGCATCGTGGAGCGCTACGGGCTGGCCAACCTGGTCATTGCCACCGCCATGTCCGGGGTGATGCTGTTTGCCATGGGCGTGTTCAAGATGGGCACCTTGGTGCGCTTCATCCCGGTGTCAGTCATCATCGGCTTTACCAACGGCATTGCGGTGCTGATTGCGCTCTCGCAGGTCAAGGACTTTCTGGGTCTGCGCATCGCCAAGCTGCCGGGCGAATTCTTTGGCATGGCATCCACATTGGTCCATGCGCTGCCCAGTTTCAACCTGCCGGCCACCTGTGTGGCACTGGCGTCCCTGGCGTTGATTGTCTGCTGGCGCTTTTTGGTGCCCGCATGGGTCAAAGACCCGGTCTGGAACGAGCGCGTGCAGCTGATTCCGGGCTCGGTGCTGGCGCTGGTGCTGACTACCGCATTCGTTTCCATCACGCATCTCCCGGTCGAGACCATAGGCAGCAAGTTCGGTGGCATTCCTTCGAGCCTGCCGGCATTGGCTTGGCCGGACTTCTCCTGGGACACCGTACGCTTTCTGTTCATACCCGCCACCACGCTGGCCATGCTGGGCGCCATCGAGTCGCTGCTGTGCGCGCGGGTGGCTGACGGCATGATTGACGACCGCCACAACCCCAACCAGGAGCTGATGGCGCAAGGCATTGCCAACTTCATCACGCCCTTTTTTGGTGGCATGCCGGCCACCGGAACCATTGCGCGCACCGTCACCAACGTGAAGGGCGGCGCCACCTCCCCCATCGCGGGTGTGGTGCATGCATTTACCTTGCTACTGGTCATGCTGGTGGCCGCACCGCTGGCGCAGAACATCCCGCTGGCGGCCATGGCGGCCATCCTGATGTTCGTGGCCTGGAACATGGGCGAGTGGCGCGAGTTCTTGCATCTGCGCCAGTTCCGCCTGCCCTATCGCGTCACGCTGCTGGCGGTGTTTTTCCTGACCGTGGTGTTCGACCTGACCGTGGCCGTGGAAGTGGGCCTGGTGGCAGCCTGCATCACCTTCATCTACCGCATCTCCAGCCTGTCGCGCTCGGAAGAGCTGACCGCTGCCGACTACCCGGATCTGGCTGGGCTGCAAGGACAGGTTTCGGCCTACCGGCTGTATGGCGCCCTGTTTTTTGGCGCAGTGAAGATCATTGAGGAGATTCAGGACACGCTGCCTGCGCGCACCATCGTCCTGGACCTCAAGAATGTCATCTATGTGGATTCCAGCGGTGCCGATACGCTCAATGATCTGGCCCGCGCCTGCCACAAGAACCGTGTGCGTCTGGTCATCTGCGGCCTGATGCATCAGCCGCTGGACATTGCCCGGCGCAGCGGCTTTGTGGCCGCCGTGGGGCCGCAACACATCTACCCGGACGTGGCCACTGCCATGCGGGCAAGTTTCGGTCTGGCCCATCTGGATGCGCCCCACACGCCCGCCACCACGTAA
- a CDS encoding DUF1854 domain-containing protein, with the protein MSVPHTPDRTPFVLERNAFGKLILTTPEGDRHEAVVPVRAFPIQSPDVGISIVSTDGQEVGWVDRLVDVPEPTQGLIRAELAAREFMPVIQQIVSVTSFSTPCTWTVETDRGETEFVLRGDEDIRRIGKDNALLIADTHGIQYLVRDQFALNAESKRILDRFL; encoded by the coding sequence ATGAGCGTCCCACACACACCTGACCGTACCCCATTTGTGCTGGAACGCAATGCGTTCGGCAAGCTGATCCTGACCACGCCCGAAGGGGATCGCCATGAGGCCGTGGTGCCGGTACGTGCCTTCCCCATCCAGTCGCCGGATGTGGGCATTTCGATTGTGAGCACCGATGGCCAGGAAGTGGGCTGGGTGGACCGTTTGGTCGATGTGCCTGAGCCCACGCAGGGCCTGATCCGTGCTGAGTTGGCAGCGCGTGAGTTCATGCCAGTCATTCAGCAGATCGTGTCAGTGACCAGCTTTTCCACGCCGTGCACCTGGACGGTGGAGACCGATCGTGGGGAGACCGAGTTTGTCTTGCGGGGAGATGAAGACATTCGCCGCATTGGCAAGGACAACGCCTTGCTGATCGCGGATACACATGGCATTCAGTACCTGGTGCGGGACCAGTTTGCGTTGAATGCGGAGAGCAAGCGGATATTGGATCGGTTTCTGTAG